A part of Camelus ferus isolate YT-003-E chromosome 6, BCGSAC_Cfer_1.0, whole genome shotgun sequence genomic DNA contains:
- the CHRM5 gene encoding muscarinic acetylcholine receptor M5: MYFPLFQTLARRGEIEKRTVWNLRLCPNVNSCTRMEGDSYHNATTVNGTPVSHQPLERHGLWEVITIAAVTAVVSLITIVGNVLVMISFKVNSQLKTVNNYYLLSLACADLIIGIFSMNLYTTYILMGRWALGSLACDLWLALDYVASNASVMNLLVISFDRYFSITRPLTYRAKRTPKRAGIMIGLAWLISFILWAPAILCWQYLVGERTVPPDECQIQFLSEPTITFGTAIAAFYIPVSVMTILYCRIYRETEKRTKDLADLQGSDSVAEAEKRKPAHKALFRSCFSCPRPALAQRERNQASWSSSRRSTSTTGKPSQATGPSTEWARAEQLTTCSSYPSSEDEDKPAIDPVFQVVYKSQAKESPREEFSAEETKETFMNAQTEKNDCDTPKYFLSPAAAQRPKSQKCVAYKFRLVVKADGTQDTNNGCRKVKIMPCSFPVSKDPSTKGLDPNLSHQMTKRKRMVLVKERKAAQTLSAILLAFIITWTPYNIMVLVSTFCDKCVPVTLWHLGYWLCYVNSTVNPICYALCNRTFRKTFKMLLLCRWKKKKVEEKLYWQGNSKLP; encoded by the coding sequence ATGTATTTCCCTCTCTTCCAGACACTGGCCAGGAGAGGTGAGATAGAAAAGAGAACAGTCTGGAACCTAAGACTTTGTCCTAATGTAAACTCCTGCACCAGGATGGAAGGGGACTCTTACCACAATGCGACTACAGTCAATGGCACCCCAGTGAGTCACCAGCCTTTAGAACGCCATGGGCTGTGGGAAGTCATCACCATTGCCGCTGTGACAGCTGTGGTGAGCCTGATCACCATTGTGGGCAATGTCTTAGTCATGATCTCCTTCAAAGTCAACAGTCAGCTGAAGACAGTTAACAACTATTACCTGCTCAGCTTAGCCTGTGCGGATCTCATCATTGGGATCTTCTCCATGAACCTCTACACCACCTACATCCTCATGGGCCGCTGGGCTCTCGGGAGCCTGGCCTGTGACCTTTGGCTTGCTCTGGACTATGTGGCCAGCAATGCTTCCGTCATGAACCTTCTGGTGATCAGTTTTGACCGTTACTTTTCTATCACAAGACCCCTGACCTATCGGGCTAAGCGCACCCCCAAGAGGGCTGGCATCATGATTGGCTTGGCATGGCTGATCTCCTTCATCCTCTGGGCCCCGGCGATCCTCTGCTGGCAGTACTTGGTTGGGGAGCGAACGGTACCACCAGATGAGTGCCAGATCCAGTTCCTCTCGGAGCCCACCATCACTTTTGGCACTGCCATTGCTGCCTTCTACATCCCTGTTTCTGTCATGACGATCCTCTACTGCCGAATCTACCGGGAAACAGAGAAGCGAACCAAAGACCTGGCTGACCTCCAGGGCTCTGACTCCGTGGCTGAAGCTGAGAAGAGGAAGCCCGCTCACAAGGCTCTGTTCAGGTCCTGCTTCAGCTGCCCTCGGCCCGCACTGGCCCAGAGGGAAAGGAACCAAGCGTCCTGGTCATCCTCCCGCAGGAGCACCTCCACCACTGGGAAGCCATCCCAGGCCACTGGCCCGAGCACGGAGTGGGCCAGAGCCGAGCAGCTAACCACCTGCAGCAGCTACCCCTCCTCAGAAGATGAGGACAAGCCTGCCATTGACCCTGTCTTTCAAGTGGTCTACAAGAGCCAGGCCAAGGAAAGCCCAAGGGAAGAATTCAGTGCTGAAGAGACCAAGGAAACTTTCATGAATgctcaaactgaaaaaaatgactgtGACACCCCAAAATATTTCCTGTCTCCAGCTGCTGCTCAGCGACCCAAGAGTCAGAAATGCGTAGCCTATAAGTTCCGATTGGTGGTAAAAGCTGATGGAACCCAGGACACCAACAACGGCTGTCGCAAGGTGAAAATCATGCCCTGCTCCTTCCCAGTGTCCAAGGACCCTTCGACAAAAGGCCTCGATCCCAACCTCAGCCATCAGATGACCAAACGAAAGAGGATGGTCCTCGTCAAAGAGAGGAAAGCAGCCCAGACCCTGAGCGCCATTCTCCTGGCGTTCATCATCACGTGGACCCCTTACAACATCATGGTCCTGGTTTCCACCTTCTGTGACAAGTGTGTCCCAGTCACCCTGTGGCACTTGGGCTACTGGTTGTGCTACGTCAACAGCACTGTCAACCCCATCTGCTATGCCCTCTGCAACAGAACCTTCAGGAAGACCTTTAAGATGCTGCTTCTCTGccgatggaaaaagaaaaaagtggaagagAAGTTGTATTGGCAGGGAAACAGCAAGCTCCCATGA